Proteins encoded together in one Cicer arietinum cultivar CDC Frontier isolate Library 1 chromosome 4, Cicar.CDCFrontier_v2.0, whole genome shotgun sequence window:
- the LOC101512840 gene encoding uncharacterized protein — translation MQPQQSSRIDLGELKVLIVKKIGAEKSKRYFYYLNRFLSQKLSKNEFDKLCFRVLGRENLPLHNHFIRSILKNASQAKTPPIVHPSGPSKSGAHVTNLSPGREDGHEQSVANFQNHNVSVWSNGVLPVSPRKLRSGMRDRKLKDRPSPLGPNGKVDSVAHKSTATEDSGSKENGTLTPCDYQRPTQHLQAVSELPENNMGGGMTMQGLAEKPRIRGKGLTEISTVEDGEEVEQLNRLNFARNPLIAPLGIPYCSASVGGALKALPVNSTGDFGSCCDSGWLSDTDTLRRRMEQIAMVQGLGGVSMECTSVLNSVLDVYLKRLIKSCVDLVGARSANEPTKLPISQKQIQGKVINGMLPHNHLHVQSAGKLVESEPEHRSQLSVSLHDFKVAMELNPQQLGEDWPLHLEKISMQSFEE, via the coding sequence ATGCAACCCCAACAGAGCTCGAGAATTGATTTGGGAGAGTTAAAAGTACTGATTGTAAAGAAGATTGGAGCGGAGAAGTCAAAGCGGTACTTTTATTACCTGAACAGGTTTTTGAGTCAGAAGTTGAGTAAGAATGAGTTTGATAAGTTATGTTTTCGGGTACTTGGGAGGGAGAACCTTCCGTTACACAATCATTTTATCAGGTCGATTTTGAAGAATGCCTCGCAAGCTAAGACCCCGCCAATAGTCCATCCATCGGGTCCTTCGAAATCAGGAGCACATGTTACTAATTTATCTCCTGGTAGGGAAGATGGGCATGAGCAAAGTGTTGCTAACTTTCAAAATCATAATGTTTCTGTTTGGTCAAATGGGGTTTTGCCGGTGTCCCCACGTAAGTTAAGGTCTGGAATGCGTGATCGGAAGCTTAAAGACAGACCAAGCCCCCTTGGACCAAATGGGAAAGTTGATTCCGTTGCTCATAAATCCACGGCTACAGAAGACAGTGGCAGTAAGGAGAATGGAACTCTTACTCCATGTGATTATCAGCGACCAACTCAGCATCTTCAAGCAGTTTCTGAACTACCTGAGAATAATATGGGGGGTGGTATGACTATGCAGGGACTTGCAGAAAAACCAAGAATACGTGGCAAAGGGCTGACTGAAATATCAACTGTGGAAGATGGAGAGGAGGTGGAGCAATTAAACCGCCTCAATTTTGCCAGAAATCCGCTGATAGCACCACTTGGGATTCCTTACTGCTCTGCAAGTGTGGGTGGGGCCCTCAAAGCATTGCCGGTGAATAGCACCGGTGATTTTGGTAGTTGTTGTGACAGTGGTTGGTTATCTGATACAGATACATTAAGAAGGCGCATGGAGCAGATTGCAATGGTACAGGGTCTTGGAGGTGTTTCTATGGAATGTACAAGTGTGTTGAATAGTGTTTTGGATGTATACTTGAAACGGTTGATCAAGTCTTGTGTTGATTTAGTGGGGGCTAGGTCTGCAAATGAGCCGACAAAGCTCCCAATTTCACAGAAGCAGATTCAGGGGAAGGTCATTAATGGCATGTTGCCACATAATCATTTACATGTGCAGAGTGCTGGTAAGTTGGTAGAGTCTGAGCCTGAACACAGATCCCAGTTGTCGGTATCTTTACATGATTTTAAAGTAGCGATGGAGCTAAATCCACAGCAACTTGGAGAAGATTGGCCACTGCACTTGGAGAAAATTTCTATGCAGTCTTTTGAAGAATAA
- the LOC101513383 gene encoding pentatricopeptide repeat-containing protein At4g32430, mitochondrial-like isoform X1 yields MMLAQKTSSLSHVMLYSLRVPSKIFNVHETSLQTSFKTCSKLLHSLKHEHEHHLFDNMPHLNVSSINRSMLNFLHQNLPFQALSLLKKHFHFHLLQNVDEVTLALSFKACNGEFNLGSQIHGFAVSTGFVSRIAVSNSLMKMYCKADKFKCALRVFESLSHPDIVSWNTILSGFDKSVDALNFACFMRLNGIVFDPVTYTTALSFCWDDDLGFLFGLQLHSLIVKCGFGCEVFIGNALVTMYSRLEELDDARRVFDEMPIRDLVSWNAMLSGYAQEGECYGLEAVLLFVNMVRQGMLLDHVSFTGAVSACGYMRNLELGKQIHGLAQKVGYGTHVAVCNVLISTYSKCDVVRDAKEVFWVMSNRNVVSWTTMISIDEDDAVSLFNAMRIDGVYPNDVTFIGLLHAITIRNMVTEGLMIHGLCIKSCFSSEKNVSNSLITMYAKFESIQESKKVFEELNYQGTISWNSLISGYAQNGLYKEAFLTFLSAIKEIKPNQYTFGSVLNTIAAAEDISLKHGQRCHSHLIKLGLSTDPFVAGALLDMYGKRGNINESQRVFNETPEKTQFSWTGMISAYARHGDYESVMGLYKEMERESCSPDSITFLSVLAACCRKGMVDVGHRIFDTMVKKHSIEPTPEHYSIMVDMLGRVGRLNEAEELMHRIPGGPGLSVLQSLLGSCRLHGNVEMAERVVDSLIQMDPASSGPYVLMANLYAAKGNWEKVAQVRKGMRGRGVKKEVGFSWVDVANVDSLHLHGFSSGDKSHPESETICRMADFLGLQMMFSKDSGVKEGDSRLLCTQT; encoded by the exons atgatGTTAGCACAAAAAACTTCTTCTCTTTCGCATGTTATGCTATACTCACTACGGGTACCTTCCAAAATCTTCAATGTCCACGAAACATCGTTACAAACATCATTCAAAACTTGTTCCAAGCTACTCCACTCACTCAAACACGAACATGAACACCACCTGTTCGACAATATGCCCCACCTAAATGTTTCCTCAATTAACCGTTCCATGCTTAACTTCTTACACCAAAACCTTCCCTTTCAAGCTCTTTCATTACTCAAGAAACACTTTCACTTTCATTTGCTTCAAAATGTTGATGAGGTGACACTTGCATTGTCCTTCAAGGCTTGTAATGGAGAGTTCAATTTGGGTTCCCAAATCCACGGATTCGCGGTGTCTACTGGGTTTGTTTCCCGTATCGCCGTGTCGAACTCGCTTATGAAAATGTACTGTAAAGCTGATAAATTCAAATGCGCTTTGCGTGTTTTCGAGAGTTTGAGTCATCCTGATATTGTTTCTTGGAATACTATTCTTTCTGGGTTTGACAAGAGTGTAGATGCGTTGAATTTTGCGTGTTTTATGCGTTTAAATGGGATAGTTTTTGATCCTGTGACATACACTACTGCTCTTTCCTTTTGTTGGGATGATGATCTTGGGTTTTTATTTGGGTTGCAATTGCATTCTCTTATAGTTAAATGTGGATTTGGCTGTGAAGTTTTTATAGGGAATGCACTTGTGACAATGTATTCTAGGTTGGAGGAATTAGATGATGCTAGGAgagtgtttgatgaaatgcctATAAGAGATTTGGTTTCTTGGAATGCGATGCTTTCGGGGTATGCTCAAGAAGGGGAGTGTTATGGGTTGGAAGCTGTTTTGTTGTTTGTTAACATGGTGAGACAAGGTATGTTGCTTGACCATGTTTCCTTTACGGGTGCGGTTTCTGCTTGTGGTTATATGAGAAACTTAGAGCTAGGGAAGCAAATTCATGGTTTGGCTCAAAAAGTTGGTTATGGAACACATGTTGCAGTTTGCAATGTTTTGATTTCGACTTATTCAAAATGTGACGTTGTTAGAGATGCAAAGGAAGTTTTTTGGGTCATGAGTAATCGAAATGTGGTGTCTTGGACGACAATGATTTCTATTGATGAAGATGATGCGGTGTCTCTCTTTAATGCTATGAGAATTGATGGTGTGTATCCAAATGATGTTACATTTATAGGATTATTGCACGCTATAACAATCAGGAATATGGTGACAGAAGGTCTTATGATTCATGGGTTATGCATAAAAAGTTGCTTTTCATCAGAAAAAAATGTCTCCAATAGCCTTATTACCATGTATGCTAAGTTTGAGTCCATTCAAGAATCAAAGAAGGTTTTTGAGGAGCTTAACTATCAAGGAACAATATCATGGAATTCATTAATTTCAGGGTATGCTCAAAATGGCTTGTATAAAGAAGCTTTCCTTACATTTTTGTCTGCAATAAAGGAAATAAAGCCCAACCAATACACATTCGGTAGTGTGTTAAACACCATTGCTGCAGCCGAGGATATATCTTTGAAACACGGACAACGTTGCCATTCTCACTTGATCAAACTTGGTTTAAGCACCGACCCATTTGTCGCTGGGGCTCTGCTTGACATGTACGGCAAGCGTGGAAATATTAACGAGTCTCAAAGAGTATTCAACGAGACGCCTGAAAAAACACAGTTTTCTTGGACAGGAATGATATCTGCCTATGCTCGACATGGAGACTATGAGTCGGTGATGGGTTTATATAAGGAAATGGAGAGGGAAAGTTGCAGTCCTGACTCCATCACTTTCCTTTCTGTTTTGGCTGCATGTTGTAGAAAAGGAATGGTTGATGTAGGCCATAGAATATTTGACACGATGGTGAAAAAACATTCAATTGAACCAACCCCCGAACATTATTCAATTATGGTGGACATGCTGGGTCGTGTGGGACGACTAAATGAGGCTGAAGAGTTGATGCATCGTATTCCAGGCGGACCTGGACTATCGGTGTTGCAAAGCTTGCTCGGGTCTTGTAGATTACATGGAAATGTGGAGATGGCAGAGAGGGTTGTTGATAGTTTGATTCAAATGGACCCTGCAAGTTCAGGTCCATATGTGTTGATGGCAAACTTGTATGCTGCGAAAGGGAATTGGGAGAAAGTTGCTCAAGTGAGAAAAGGGATGAGAGGGAGGGGAGTGAAGAAGGAAGTTGGATTTAGTTGGGTGGATGTTGCAAATGTTGATTCCTTGCATTTGCATGGTTTCTCCTCAGGGGATAAGTCACACCCTGAGTCTGAGACTATTTGTAGAATGGCAGATTTTCTAGGATTGCAAATGATGTTTTCAAAAGATAGTGGAGTGAAGGAAGGTGATAG TCGGTTACTCTGTACACAAACCTAG
- the LOC101513383 gene encoding pentatricopeptide repeat-containing protein At4g32430, mitochondrial-like isoform X2 — translation MMLAQKTSSLSHVMLYSLRVPSKIFNVHETSLQTSFKTCSKLLHSLKHEHEHHLFDNMPHLNVSSINRSMLNFLHQNLPFQALSLLKKHFHFHLLQNVDEVTLALSFKACNGEFNLGSQIHGFAVSTGFVSRIAVSNSLMKMYCKADKFKCALRVFESLSHPDIVSWNTILSGFDKSVDALNFACFMRLNGIVFDPVTYTTALSFCWDDDLGFLFGLQLHSLIVKCGFGCEVFIGNALVTMYSRLEELDDARRVFDEMPIRDLVSWNAMLSGYAQEGECYGLEAVLLFVNMVRQGMLLDHVSFTGAVSACGYMRNLELGKQIHGLAQKVGYGTHVAVCNVLISTYSKCDVVRDAKEVFWVMSNRNVVSWTTMISIDEDDAVSLFNAMRIDGVYPNDVTFIGLLHAITIRNMVTEGLMIHGLCIKSCFSSEKNVSNSLITMYAKFESIQESKKVFEELNYQGTISWNSLISGYAQNGLYKEAFLTFLSAIKEIKPNQYTFGSVLNTIAAAEDISLKHGQRCHSHLIKLGLSTDPFVAGALLDMYGKRGNINESQRVFNETPEKTQFSWTGMISAYARHGDYESVMGLYKEMERESCSPDSITFLSVLAACCRKGMVDVGHRIFDTMVKKHSIEPTPEHYSIMVDMLGRVGRLNEAEELMHRIPGGPGLSVLQSLLGSCRLHGNVEMAERVVDSLIQMDPASSGPYVLMANLYAAKGNWEKVAQVRKGMRGRGVKKEVGFSWVDVANVDSLHLHGFSSGDKSHPESETICRMADFLGLQMMFSKDSGVKEVGYSVHKPR, via the exons atgatGTTAGCACAAAAAACTTCTTCTCTTTCGCATGTTATGCTATACTCACTACGGGTACCTTCCAAAATCTTCAATGTCCACGAAACATCGTTACAAACATCATTCAAAACTTGTTCCAAGCTACTCCACTCACTCAAACACGAACATGAACACCACCTGTTCGACAATATGCCCCACCTAAATGTTTCCTCAATTAACCGTTCCATGCTTAACTTCTTACACCAAAACCTTCCCTTTCAAGCTCTTTCATTACTCAAGAAACACTTTCACTTTCATTTGCTTCAAAATGTTGATGAGGTGACACTTGCATTGTCCTTCAAGGCTTGTAATGGAGAGTTCAATTTGGGTTCCCAAATCCACGGATTCGCGGTGTCTACTGGGTTTGTTTCCCGTATCGCCGTGTCGAACTCGCTTATGAAAATGTACTGTAAAGCTGATAAATTCAAATGCGCTTTGCGTGTTTTCGAGAGTTTGAGTCATCCTGATATTGTTTCTTGGAATACTATTCTTTCTGGGTTTGACAAGAGTGTAGATGCGTTGAATTTTGCGTGTTTTATGCGTTTAAATGGGATAGTTTTTGATCCTGTGACATACACTACTGCTCTTTCCTTTTGTTGGGATGATGATCTTGGGTTTTTATTTGGGTTGCAATTGCATTCTCTTATAGTTAAATGTGGATTTGGCTGTGAAGTTTTTATAGGGAATGCACTTGTGACAATGTATTCTAGGTTGGAGGAATTAGATGATGCTAGGAgagtgtttgatgaaatgcctATAAGAGATTTGGTTTCTTGGAATGCGATGCTTTCGGGGTATGCTCAAGAAGGGGAGTGTTATGGGTTGGAAGCTGTTTTGTTGTTTGTTAACATGGTGAGACAAGGTATGTTGCTTGACCATGTTTCCTTTACGGGTGCGGTTTCTGCTTGTGGTTATATGAGAAACTTAGAGCTAGGGAAGCAAATTCATGGTTTGGCTCAAAAAGTTGGTTATGGAACACATGTTGCAGTTTGCAATGTTTTGATTTCGACTTATTCAAAATGTGACGTTGTTAGAGATGCAAAGGAAGTTTTTTGGGTCATGAGTAATCGAAATGTGGTGTCTTGGACGACAATGATTTCTATTGATGAAGATGATGCGGTGTCTCTCTTTAATGCTATGAGAATTGATGGTGTGTATCCAAATGATGTTACATTTATAGGATTATTGCACGCTATAACAATCAGGAATATGGTGACAGAAGGTCTTATGATTCATGGGTTATGCATAAAAAGTTGCTTTTCATCAGAAAAAAATGTCTCCAATAGCCTTATTACCATGTATGCTAAGTTTGAGTCCATTCAAGAATCAAAGAAGGTTTTTGAGGAGCTTAACTATCAAGGAACAATATCATGGAATTCATTAATTTCAGGGTATGCTCAAAATGGCTTGTATAAAGAAGCTTTCCTTACATTTTTGTCTGCAATAAAGGAAATAAAGCCCAACCAATACACATTCGGTAGTGTGTTAAACACCATTGCTGCAGCCGAGGATATATCTTTGAAACACGGACAACGTTGCCATTCTCACTTGATCAAACTTGGTTTAAGCACCGACCCATTTGTCGCTGGGGCTCTGCTTGACATGTACGGCAAGCGTGGAAATATTAACGAGTCTCAAAGAGTATTCAACGAGACGCCTGAAAAAACACAGTTTTCTTGGACAGGAATGATATCTGCCTATGCTCGACATGGAGACTATGAGTCGGTGATGGGTTTATATAAGGAAATGGAGAGGGAAAGTTGCAGTCCTGACTCCATCACTTTCCTTTCTGTTTTGGCTGCATGTTGTAGAAAAGGAATGGTTGATGTAGGCCATAGAATATTTGACACGATGGTGAAAAAACATTCAATTGAACCAACCCCCGAACATTATTCAATTATGGTGGACATGCTGGGTCGTGTGGGACGACTAAATGAGGCTGAAGAGTTGATGCATCGTATTCCAGGCGGACCTGGACTATCGGTGTTGCAAAGCTTGCTCGGGTCTTGTAGATTACATGGAAATGTGGAGATGGCAGAGAGGGTTGTTGATAGTTTGATTCAAATGGACCCTGCAAGTTCAGGTCCATATGTGTTGATGGCAAACTTGTATGCTGCGAAAGGGAATTGGGAGAAAGTTGCTCAAGTGAGAAAAGGGATGAGAGGGAGGGGAGTGAAGAAGGAAGTTGGATTTAGTTGGGTGGATGTTGCAAATGTTGATTCCTTGCATTTGCATGGTTTCTCCTCAGGGGATAAGTCACACCCTGAGTCTGAGACTATTTGTAGAATGGCAGATTTTCTAGGATTGCAAATGATGTTTTCAAAAGATAGTGGAGTGAAGGAAG TCGGTTACTCTGTACACAAACCTAGGTGA